The genomic segment TTGTCATTGTCATTTAAGCAGAACGGACGGCGCACCAACATAGGCTACGCAGGCCAAGGCGAAGGCTCCGACGTGGATCTCCTTGTCGGGGGTAGAGGCGACGATACCACGTTCTGCGGCAAAACTGACAAAcacgggaggggggggcaaTTGGAGGGGGCCCTTGATTCTCTGATTCTACCCCTGGTTGCCTCATTTCTGGACCTGGAGCACAaagcagtagcagcagcagcagcagcagcaagcagcagcaagcagcaaAGCAAGCAGTTGAGTGCCTCGGCCGAGCTGCGTTTGGGTGCATCGAGCTGGGACGACGTGAGACGTGTGGCGTTGGGCGGGAACGCAAACTTGGGGAGGAGGACTTGGtggatgttgatgatggttGTCCAGTCTCGAAGAACAAACAAGACAGCAAGCACACAGCACCCAGCACACCTAGCACACCCAGCACCCAGTACGGCACGAGCAAGAAGCTGCATCCAGTTGGTGTCCAGTGCTTCCCGAAGACAACTAAGATAGGCACAGCAacgccaacagcaacagcaacagcaacagcttCAGCCTGTGCGGACAAGGCAGAGACGGATGGACGGGGACGACGTGGGTGCCCTGCAATGCATGGTCCGGTACCTGCAGCCAAGTCGAGCAAAGTACGGGTACATCGGTACATACCCGTACACCTTtgccctgctcgccgcccactGCGGCAGCTTGCAAGCGCTGCAAGGTACAAGACGGGCAAACGAAGCTGTGGTGGATATTGACGACCCTGTCCGTCCTATTCTCGAACTGCGTTCGTTTGTTTCGTcagaggggggaagggggggagagggggacGAAGAGAGAtcaaaagagagagaagactATGAGCTGCTTTCTTTTGTCTCTGCTGTCTCACCAGCTCCCCCTCGTCTCCCGTTCTGTTACCCCAAGCTCCAACAGAGTCAGTGCCCGCCGAAGGGACAAGAACGGATGCAAATGATGCTTCTTCTGTCCTCTCGAACTGGACTCGTCGTTGGAAACGAACGACCAAAGGTAACCCGTCTACGGgtcttcatcatcgccccCTCCTCATTCCATTCCATCCAAAGTAGCGTTCCATTCATTTTCGATTTGGTGTATTTCGACTCGCACGCCCCCCTGCCGCACTGCTGTGCCGATGGGTACGAATACAATACATCGGTGCCCTGAATGTAGCCGAGGCCATGACGCCTTTGCAGAAAGGTACGTACGTGCAATAGGTACATCGAGATCGGTACGCTAAGCCCAGACGGCCCAGTAGGCTTCCCGAGCAACCAGGTGGATTtgcagagagaaagagagagagagggagagagaagacagACACTCAGACAGACACACggagagatagagagagagcctTGACTGCAGACGAAGTACTTgttttctctttctctctttctctcttatctctctctcggtGTGTttgagtgtgtgtgtgtgtgtgtgattgTGTGGTATCTGAAAGTTATGCTGCTTGGGGCAAGCCAAATTGAACAAAAACACAtgctcccctcccccttctcttctgtccccccccctccccgtccctTTCTGCattcttcttcccccccgcCCGCCCTGGTAATACATTTTATTCCCCCTCCACTGAGAGAacacacacccctccctcccttcccctcccctctcccctcctaTCATCCACCTCCCCGTCCAACTACCCCTTCCACTTGGTACCTTAGCAGTTACCTGCATCCacatcttcttccctcccccccccagcaAGCAAGACAGATTCGCAGTGTCAGGactctccttttcttctctctgcTCTCTCTGGCCCCCCCGTCCCCTCGTGTCCCCCATCCAGAgcaagaaaaacaaaacaaaaaaaaagtcacTCACCAGAACCCACCCCGTTGTTTGACCAAACCCAAACGAAGAGACACACCCCCGGCCtgccccctctcccctccccccgtcccgttggagctggagctgccACCGGCGAGTtgggtctcgtcgtcgtcctcccgGCCCCAGAAAGTCCAGGCAGGGcgtggaggacgaggaggcggacgagAACCCAAGAGCAAGACCAAGACACGCAGAGAGGAGGACCAGGACCACACTGACCCATCCGACCAGAGCCACTACGACCACCACCAataccagcagcagcaataccaccaccaccaccactactactactaccaccaccacgcgCACAACACGCACGCCCAACAACCGGGTCCCGAGCCCAAGGGCCCCAGAAAtccgctgctgccgtcgccgccgcggctcCAGTTCCCGACGAAGCAGACGCGAAAGCGGATGCGCAAGGGGAAGCATAAGGGCAAGTGGAAGAAGATTCTGCAAACATGTCCCAATACATGTACACCAGCATCGCCCCCTTACCTCCCGTCTTTTCTCGCATCGAAGCCTCCAGATCCAAGACGGCCGcgacctcttcttcctcctcctcctcctccccctccaccatcaccaccgccgccgcctccgcctccacctccagcagcaacaataacaacaacatcatcaccagcaacaataataacaacaacgtcaacaacatcaacaacaacaacaacaacagcggcAATAGACCCAcgaccgcctcgccgacgtcacCCACGTCGCCAACGTCCGTCGCGACACCGCCcaccccgtcgtcgtcgtccttcttctcctccctgAGGGCGAACCCGTCATCGGATCATCATTCACGCATCCCGTCGAAGCAGAGGTCGAGCCAGCAGCTACACCAGCACCACTTCAGCCAACATCACCCATCGGCTCGTCTGCAGCAGCACATCCGCacctcttcgtcttcctcggcctctcgCTCGTCCCACGAGACCTCGACCACTCCCACCTCGACCACCCTCTCGATCCCCCAGGCGGCCTCCCCCACCGACCTACGCACCCCCGCGTCGCCCACGTCGCCAAAGAGGCTCACACACAAGCATCACCACTCGCTTCAAGAGGcgcgcgtcgtcgccgccgccgccaccgccgatCATCGTTCTTTTCCCGTCCCTCCTCGCATTCGAGCGCCTCCGCGCCTCCGCAAggagagcagcagcttgaCCTCGTACGCGAGGCACGCGCTCCAGTCCCCTCCGACGCCCCGCATCGGTCTCACTCCCAATGAGCTGAAACATGTCGCCATGCTCGTCGACACGGATACCTCGGGCCGTCATctcaccgccgccaaggctgCTGCCTCCGCTGGCATCCCCTTCTCCCGGACCGAAAGCCTATCGTCGGCCGCTGCCTCGACGGCATCCATATCGGCCCGGACGATGACCTCGTCCGACCCCACGGCGTCATCCTTCGACCCCTCCCGCCCCTACGCACTGCGGAATGGCCGCACCTACCTCTCGGACCAGACGCTAGCCTACCCGCTGCCCGTCGACCTCCAGGAGATCCACCGCCAGTCGCTGCGCACGCTGTTGCTGATCCAGGTCTTTGGCTCGCCCATCTGCTCCGACTCGTTCGCCAACTCGCCGCCCAGCCGCGTGCTCGAGGTCGCCTGCGGCTCCGGCTTCTGGAGCCAGTCGTGCCACCGCCACTTTGCCCAACGGGGCCACACGGACATCGAGTTCACCGGCCTCGACATCGCGCCCAtggccgccaacgccggcgacgtgTCGCGCGACATGAAGTGGCGCTTCGTCCAGCACGACATGCGCAACTTCCCCTGGCCCtttgccgacggcgagttCGACCTGGTCATGGTCAAGGACCTGAGCCTCGTCGTCACGTCGCCGCACTCGCTgcaggccgccatcgaggagtACCACCGCGTGCTGCGGcccggcggcaccgtcgagtTCTGGGACAGCGACCACCAGATCCGCATGCTGCGGCCTCACGCCGCGCCGCAGTCGGACGAGACGgaggacgccgccaccgtcgcctcGCTCGGCGCCTACCCCATCTCGGGCAAGACGCCGCTCAGCGCGCCCCTCAACAACTTCCTCGTCGAGTACAACAGCTGGGTGCACCGCGCCCTTGAGGCCCGCAACCTCAGCCCCGTGCCCTGCACCCTCATCGGCCCCATGCTGATCCAGGAGTCGGAGGAGCTGACGGACATACACAGCAAACGCCTGGCGATCCCGCTATCGGAAGTCCGCTGGGagcgcgagggcgtcggcggcgtcgtcaccaaggacggcaagtCCTTCATCAACtcgggcaagggcaagggcaaagGCAAGGATAAGGACAAAGAAAaagacaaggacaaggacaaggacaagcccgacgagcagaagaagacgttGACCGAGGCCCAGACGGCGCTCCGGCGAACGGCCCTGATGACGGTCGTGCAGCAGATCCAGAGCCTCGAGCCCATCCTGCGCGACGTCAGTGGCAAGAGCCAGGACGAGTGGGACGGTTGGCTGGGCAAGATGATGAACGACCTCATGAGGGAGAACGGCACGAGCTGGGGCGAGTGCCTCGAGGTGGGCGCCTGGTGGGCACGCAAGAAGGAGCGGTGATGCAGggacgaagagagagagagagagagagagagagagagaggggcaCAGGGGAGGTGCTTTATAATGTCCAAAGTTACGCACTGCATGGAACGGGACGGGAGTTTGGCCGTGTTGTCTGGcatgtgtatgtgtgtttgGGTGTGTCTGTGTGGAGGATGTTTATTTTCTATGTGTGCGTGGAAGAGAGGCCGTCGCCATTGGTATACGGGGAGGTTTCACGGAAGCCTACCAAGCTCGGCTCAAGTTGTCTCGGCCGGTCTCACCGCGCCGTGTCTCCTCCCATCCGCGCGTGGTACGgcctctccctcgcctctACGCACCCGGGACGTATCGCTTCCTCAGCGTCCGGTACCGTTTGAGATAATACCTGCGGGAACCCCCCGAGTCAGTCAGCGTTCCCTCACCCGCGCCGAGCATGGGAAAGAAGATGGTGTAATTGCGCCAGCACCACAGCAAAGTACAGCAAAACAGCC from the Colletotrichum destructivum chromosome 10, complete sequence genome contains:
- a CDS encoding Putative S-adenosyl-L-methionine-dependent methyltransferase superfamily, with the translated sequence MSQYMYTSIAPLPPVFSRIEASRSKTAATSSSSSSSSPSTITTAAASASTSSSNNNNNIITSNNNNNNVNNINNNNNNSGNRPTTASPTSPTSPTSVATPPTPSSSSFFSSLRANPSSDHHSRIPSKQRSSQQLHQHHFSQHHPSARLQQHIRTSSSSSASRSSHETSTTPTSTTLSIPQAASPTDLRTPASPTSPKRLTHKHHHSLQEARVVAAAATADHRSFPVPPRIRAPPRLRKESSSLTSYARHALQSPPTPRIGLTPNELKHVAMLVDTDTSGRHLTAAKAAASAGIPFSRTESLSSAAASTASISARTMTSSDPTASSFDPSRPYALRNGRTYLSDQTLAYPLPVDLQEIHRQSLRTLLLIQVFGSPICSDSFANSPPSRVLEVACGSGFWSQSCHRHFAQRGHTDIEFTGLDIAPMAANAGDVSRDMKWRFVQHDMRNFPWPFADGEFDLVMVKDLSLVVTSPHSLQAAIEEYHRVLRPGGTVEFWDSDHQIRMLRPHAAPQSDETEDAATVASLGAYPISGKTPLSAPLNNFLVEYNSWVHRALEARNLSPVPCTLIGPMLIQESEELTDIHSKRLAIPLSEVRWEREGVGGVVTKDGKSFINSGKGKGKGKDKDKEKDKDKDKDKPDEQKKTLTEAQTALRRTALMTVVQQIQSLEPILRDVSGKSQDEWDGWLGKMMNDLMRENGTSWGECLEVGAWWARKKER